The Candidatus Margulisiibacteriota bacterium genomic sequence GCTAGACGGTATCCTCGTACATATATCGAAGTGTTGTTCCCCAATACCTGGCGATGAAATTATTGGGTTCATTACAAAAGGTCATGGAATATCCATCCACAAACACAGCTGCCATAATATTTCTACAAAAAAGAATATTGAACGTGCAGTCCCGGTAGACTGGGGTATACAAGGCAAAGAACGGTACCCGGTCGATATATCTATTGAAGGCTATGACAGAATAGGCACCTTGAAAGAGATTGTTAGCGAAATAGCCAACATGAAAATAAATGTAGTTAAAGCAAATGTCCAAACCCAGAAAAAAACGAATACCTATATCGCCAACCTAACCTTGGAAGTTACCGACCTTCAAGAATTAAATAAAGCCTTAGGTATGCTAAAACAGATAAAAGACGTATTCAAGGCATATAGAATCGAACGGTAAATTACCTGGAGAAGAAGATCATGATCGGTAAAGCAATTCTAATTGTAGTCGGTACATTATCACTTATATTCGGCATTCTCGGCATATTCCTGCCGCTGCTTCCCACAACTCCGTTCCTGTTATTCTCCGCCTGGTGTTACCTCCGAAGTTCCCACAAACTCTACAAATGGTTAATCAGCCGACCCTATCTCGGGAGATATATCCTTAATTACAGAGAGGGCAAGGGTATCCCCCTTCAAGCCAAATCATTCACACTTCTGCTGCTCTGGGTTACAATGAGCAGCACGATCCTGTTTGTAGTCCCTAATATCTTTGGCAAAATCGCGTTGTTGATTATTGCT encodes the following:
- a CDS encoding DUF454 domain-containing protein, which translates into the protein MIGKAILIVVGTLSLIFGILGIFLPLLPTTPFLLFSAWCYLRSSHKLYKWLISRPYLGRYILNYREGKGIPLQAKSFTLLLLWVTMSSTILFVVPNIFGKIALLIIALGVSVHIMRIPTTVR